The segment CACGAAGGCTCGGCCTCCGCCTCGACGGGCGCCTCCACAACAGCCGGACTCGCATCGACCGCCTGCCCATGTGCAGCGGCATGCCGGATCCGGGCAAGCGGCTTGAAGGCACCCACCTGCCGCCACAGCCGCGGCAGCGCGAACATGAACGCGGCTGTCGCCCACAGCAGCGAGAACGTCAGCGCCACAGCGCGATAGTCCTCGTCAAAAACAAGCATCGGCGTCCCGAGCGCCCACAAGGACGATGTCCCCCGGTCGCCGAACGGGTCCAACTCGAACAGATGAGCGCCGAGGGGGGGCAGAAACGCCAGCGCCGCTATGCACAATGCCAGCATCCACGTCTGCCCCGTGTTCGTCCGCCGGAATAAGCTGCGCTGTAGAAGATAGCCTGTCATCGCGTAGGCGAGGGCATATGTCGCCATGCCGAGCAGTTCCTGCGTCGCCTCATCCAGCTCGACTGCAGGATACCTCATCATGTAAGTGGTTGTGCGCAGGTGGTGCCAGGCAAGCAACGTCAACGCGATCATGAGGCACGACCAGACAAGGCCACCGGCCGAACCGGTGTAGAACACGAACGCGAACGGGCGAAGCAACGGTGAGCGTGGGATCGCGCGGGCGACGCGCGGCCCGACCTGGTCCCGTTCGCTCACGGCGACGAGCAATCCGCAGGAAAGCACGAAGACACAGAAGGTCGCCCACGCACGCGCCAGATGGAACAGACCAAGTGTGAAGTAGACAGCGAGCGCCGTGAGCAGCCAGGCGATCGTCACGTACACCCGAACAGGCAAGATGCGGTTGGCCGATGGCGGACTCATAAGCGTCACCGACGCGAGGAACAAGAAAACCGTGACCATCAGTGCGAACGTAGCCAGAACACTACACACCTCCCAGACTTCGCGCATCATCAGCCCCCCACCGTAGTCGATGAAGGCGCGCGCCAAGCGCACGACATACAAGAGCACGACAAACGTCACACCAAGCCAGACCAGCCCGAGCAGGCCGCGCAGCAGGTTGCTCGCCGGCACGCACGCGAGAAAGACCGTGCATGCGAGTGAGAGCGCGCTCAGCGCAAGACCAACGCCGAGCAGGAGAAAGATGACCGACATGTCGATACCGCGGAGCAGGTACGTCAGTGTCAGGAACGGCGCACACGCGCTATAGATGAGCACGATGAGGATTAGGCCAGCCGAGAACTTGCCCCAGACGATCGCACGCGGTCGCAGCGCCGTGGCGAACAACAGATCGGCATGCGCGCCGCTGCGCTCGGCCATGAGCCGCCCGCCGCAGTAGGCCGGCACAAGCCCCACGCACGTGCCAAGCAGAATCCCGTATAGCACGATGAACACGCCGCCGCCGATCCCTTCGGAGTCATAGCCGTACTGCCCGCGGTCGGAGGCGAGCGCCATCGTCGTCACGAGCAACCCGAGCAGAAACAGCAGCAGCAGCCCCGCGATCAGCCGCGCCTGCACGGCTTGGCGCAGCTCCTTGACTGCGATCGGGTTGACCCAATCGTCGAGCTTGCGGGCGATGGCGCCGACTGCTCTCACTGCACCTCCCCCTTGGTGACCTTCATGAAGATGTCCTCGAGGTCGTCGCGGTGGTGGGTGAACTCGGCAATCTGGAAGCCTTTCTGCACGACGGTGCCGAGCAGTGCGGCCGCGGCGTCCTCGGCGCCGTCGAGCTCGATCTCGACCTCCTCGCCGGCGATGCGCGCGTTCTCGACGTGTGGCATCTGGAGCAACTCCTTGAACAGCTCGTCGAGGCGGTTCACGGGCCGGATGCGCACCATGCGCCGGGAGCTCGCCTGCACGTGCAGCTCGGAGAGCTTGCCCGAGCCGAGGATCTTGCCCTGCTCGATGATGACCGCGCCGTGGCACATTTCGGAGAGCTCGGTCAGGATGTGCGAGCTGATGAGAATCGCCTTCTGCTGCGCGGCGAGCACCTTGAGCAGCTCGCGCAGCTCCACGCGTGCGCGCGGATCGAGCCCCGCGGCCGGTTCGTCGAGCACGAGCACGGGCGGATCGTGCACAAGCGCCCGGGCCAGGTTGACGCGCTGCTTCATCCCCTTCGAGAGCGCCTTGAGAAACTTCTCGCGCAGCCCTGTGAGCTTTGTGAATCCCTCGACGCCCTCGACGACCTCACGCCGCTCGACGCCCTTGATGCCGTAGGCACGTGCGAAGAAGTCGAGGTACTCGTGCACGGTCATGTCGCTGTGTGTCGGCAGCGTGTCGGGCACGAAGCCGATCAGGCGCCGCGCCTTCTCCGGGTCCTCGGTCACCGAGATGCCGTTCAGGAAGGCCTCGCCCGACGTCGGCTCGTCCAGCGTGGCCAGGATGCGCATTGTCGTCGTCTTGCCTGCGCCGTTCGGGCCGACGAAGCCGAAGACCTGGCCCGACTCGAACGAGAACGAGATGTCGTCAACGGCCTTCGTCTTGCCGAAGTAGCGTCTCAGGTTGCGGACCTCAACCCTCATCGGAGTCCTCCCCGAGAATGCCGTAGATCACGGACTTGTAGTCCTTCGTCTTTGCGTTGCGCAGGCCGGGCTCGATGAACACCAAGTCGTCAACCACAGCGATGTAGCAGCCGGGCATGAGAACCTGGGCAGGCGCGCTCTCGAACGAAACCATGCTCGGGAGCCAGTCCTGAACGTACGCCTTCCTGAGACCTTCGACGGGCAAGCCCCGGACAATCCTCTGCGACGGCGCCAGCCGTGCTTGGGCCCCGGCGGCGATGTCGCTTCCCGAGTAGATCGTGCCATCCGGGGCCGCATACCAGAGTCGGCGGATGTCGGCGCCCAGACCGTTGACAACGACAGGCGTGCCGTCGGTCTCCATACTCACAGTGAGCCGTTCGCGCCGCATCTCACTCGCCCGCACGATGAAGTGCACCGGCACACGCGCGCTCACCCAGCCGTTGGCCAGATGCTGGTCCTCGGTCCAGTCGATGTCGCGCGGGCGGCCGCGGCCCCGGTCATACGAGCGGTAGCCGTAGCCGTAACCTCCCCCGCCCTCGCCGATCTGTGGCGTCAACTCGGTGTCGGCGCTGAAGTGCAGCCCGTCTCGCGGCGTGACCGGCGAGTAGAAAGCCGCCCAGCCGACCGTCGTGGCGCGGTGCGAAGCTTGGTCGAGAACCGTCAGCGTCGCGATCCGCGCCCGGCCGCTCCAGCCCTCGGCGACGGCCGCGTAGACAGTCACAGCCGTGCATGTCAGCAGCGAGATCGCCGGCACGGTCCAGAGCAGCCAGATGCGCCGCTTCATCCGGCTGAGCACGATCAGGTTGACCGGCCCGATGGCGACGACGAACAGCACCATGAGCACCATGAGACCCTTGACCGGCGTGCGCAATCCCTCGACGACGGGGAAGTGGTCGTTGGCTCCCTCGACGCTCTCCATCGAGCGGAACGGCTCGTACGTCTCGGACACGGCGTCGCGAAGCACGCGCCACTTGTCGCTGCTCCATCCTCGCGCCGACTGATCGGGGTCCGTCACGAGCATCACGCCAAACCCGGCAAAGGTGACGGTCCAGTCGCCCTGCACCGTTGTGCGCGCGCGCCACGTTTCCGGCATGTCGGCGGGCCCGAGCACCGCAAGCGTGCCGCCACACTCGACATACTGCCGGAGAGCGGCCTTGACCGGCGCCGGCGCATCGCGCCACTCGCTGCCGCTCATGACCACAGCGTCGCAGGCCGAGTGCCCGAGCCAGCTTGTGCTCCACTCCGCCACGGGCGACTCGGCGCGCGGAAACTGGGCGTCGTTCGTGGAGCCGCCATAGTAGGATGAGCGCCCAGAAGACCGCCCACCCGTCTCGAACGCGGGGCGCGCCTCGTTCTCGAAGTCGCCCGGGGCGCCCCGGCTCACCAGCACCATCGTGCTCTCGTCATAGGCCGAGCCGTAGCCGCCCCAGCCGCCGATGCGCCGGGAAATCCCCTCGATCGGCACCTGCTCGCGTTGGCGCCTCCCATCAATCGAAACGCCTAACCCGTATCCATCGCACGGCAGCGCCGGCTGGAACAGCGACACCCTCGTCGCCGAGGCCGGCCCGACGCTCACCGTGCGCGTCATCCGCCGGATCGAGTCGCCCCCGCCGACCGAGGCCTCAGGGAGACGCAGCGCGACGGTATGACTCTTGTTCGGCGAGGTGTTCGATATCGTGACCTCGTACTCGAGGTAGCCATGGGCCCACCGGATGTCGGCGGGCTGGCGCGCGCTGATCGTGACGTCGCCGTACTGTGTTGTCGCGCCCGCGCGCGGCGACACGAAGGCCGCTCCGCACAGCGCGCCCACGACGACGACGAGCCGGAACAGCGCCGGCAGGGATCGGGTGTCGTTACGCATCGCTCACCTCTGCGATCTCGAATTCCTTCGGCAGGTTCAGCCCCGCTTCGTCGATCTCGGCCAACAGCCCGTCCACGACGCGGAAGGCATCGACGCGGTCGAAGCGCGCCTTGTAGTTGAGCACGATCCGGTGATTGAGCACGGCAGGCGCGACAACCTTCACGTCGCCAAAACCGACCGCCGGGCGCGCGGCAAGCAGCGCGTGCGCTCGCGCCGCCTCGGCCATGGCGATGGCCGCCCGTGGCGATGCGCCGTAAGCGACGTAAGCGCGCACGTCGTCGGTCGCCTCGGCGCTCGTGCCGTGCGTGGCGGCCACGAGGCGCGAGATGTAGCGCGACACCGGCTTGGGCAGAAACACGCGGTCCATCACGGCGAAAACCCGGTTAAGCTCCTCGGCCGTCATCGTCCAGGTCGGGGTCGGCGGCTCGCCCCGGCGCCGGGTCGAGATGATGTTGTCGAGCACGTCGACGGGCACATCGGTCACCACAAGCTTGAAGAGGAAGCGGTCGAGCTGCGCCTCGGGCAGCGGGTAGGTGCCCTCGAGCTCGATCGGATTCTGCGACGCGAGCACGAAGAACGGCTCGGGCAGCATGCGCGTCGTGCCGAGCAGCGTCACCGACCGTTCCTGCATCGCCTCGAGCAGGGCCGACTGCGTCTTGGGCGAGGCGCGGTTGATCTCGTCGGCAAGCAGGATGTTGGTGAACACCGGCCCCGGCTGGAACGTCATCTCGCGCCCACCGTCGCCGCGCTCCTGCAGGATGTGCGTGCCCAGGATGTCGCCCGGCATGAGGTCGGGCGTGAACTGCACCCGGTTGAACCCGAGGTTCATAAGCTGCCCGAGCGCCTTGACGAGCGCCGTCTTGCCGACGCCGGGCACGCCCTCAAGCAGGATGTGGCCGCGGCTCAGAATGCCTGCGACCACCATGCGGTGCAGAGCCGGCCGACCGAGCAGGATACGGTCGAGCTGCTCGAGGACCCGGTCCGTCAATCCGACAGCGGACCGGATCTCATCAGGCTGCAGGACGGTGTCAGGCTGATCACTCGTTCCCATAGCTCCTCCAAACCCTGTGCGGCGGCGATGCAGACGGGACGCCCAAGCTGACTGAAAGTCATCCGCCCGCCGCCTGGTCCATCAAGTGCAGACGTGAAGAGACAAGCGCTAGTCGCGCGCAAAATACCTTCGCACCGTGCCCCGGTGCCGGGGCAGGACAGTCTCGGTGTGCGCCGAGCCGCGCCCAGGCGTGGCCGCGGCGCCTTCGAGCGCGCCTGGCGTCGAGGATTCGCCTGCGCCCGCCCGCGGCGCGCCCTTACTGACCGCTTCGAGCATACTGCTCTTCAACGCGGCGAGATCGCTCGGCGGGAGGACCTGGGGGTCATATTCGAATCCCTCCTCGCCGGTCTCGTCCTTCCACGTGAGCGGCGCCGGTCCGGGGCCGCGCGAGACACCACCTGAGCCCCCCTCCGTGCCGCCGCCGGGCTCCGTCCCGTCCGGGCCGAAGCCGTCACAGCCTTGCGACCGCGCCCACTGGTCCATCATGTCGCCGATGGAAGTGTTCCCGGCGTTCTCTCGAAGAAAGTCGGCAAGGCCCTGCATGTCGCACTGCCCGACTTGGCTGTTCAGGTCGAGTTGCTCCGCCGTGATAAGGCCTTTGTCGGCCAGCTTCTGGAGCTGCTGCGCGATGTCGCCTTTGGCCTCGCGAAGGCACTGGGCCAACTCCTCGAGTTGCTCGGACGTGAGCTGCTTCGACTCGGCGAGCTTCTGGAGATCCTTGCGCTCGAGCCGGCGTTTGACCAGCTCGTTCTCTTGCGCCGCCTCGTCGACCATCTCCGAGAGCTCCTCCATGGCCGCCGTCGCCAATTCAGGCGAGATCGCCTCCCCAGCCTCGGTCAGCGCGTCGGCCAGAGCCTCCGCCTTGGTCAGCTTCTCGGTATCCTGGATCGCCTCTTCTGCCGCCTCGGCCGCCGCCCGCTCAGGCACCTCCTTCAGGTGATCCAGGGCTTCCCACGTCTTTACCGGATCGCGCCCCGAGGCTTCGTTGCGCAGCTCGTCGAGTTTCTGTGTGAGCTCGCACGCCTTTGCCTCGTCGAGGATCCTCTCTTCCTTGAGCGTCTCGATCTGGGCTTTGAGCGCATTGATCTCCTCACCAATCTCGAGCACGTTCGGCGGCAAGGGCGCCGCAAATCGCTGAGGGATGACAAACCCGACGAGCACAAACACCACGGCGGCCGCGAGCAGCAGCCACGGACGATCGTCACGCCAACGAACGGCCGGCTGGACGAGGCGGCAAATCCGCGGCCGCCACGCCCCGAGTCCAGTCTCGGCCTCGGCCATGAGGAGGCCTTCACACCCGCTGGTCTTGTCGAGAAGGGCCCGCACGCTGGTGGGTGACGGAACACGCCGCCGCGCCAAAAGATGGGCTACACCGAGCGCCGGCACGATGCCTGCCAATCCCCACAACAGCGGCCCCCGCGCCATACGGAACGCGGACCGCATCACAAGAACACACGTCCCCCATGCCAATGCCCAGGCAGTCAGACACGCCAGCAAGCGCCTGAGGAATAGCAGCCCAGCCACCCTATACGTGAACGAGCGAATGATCCGTTCATGCGCGTCCATCCGGCACCTCCGCAGCCTACCCTCCTCCGGCAGGCCAGCCTTGCTCCGGCAGCGCGGCCCTGCGCTCGCAGGGCGACAGCGAGGCCATCACTTGCCCGGCCAAACAGGACGGGGCGGCAGGCCTCAAGTCTTGGCCGCAACCACACTTATATTGTCGCCCCGGTTCGGCCAGGATGTCAAGGGGCGACGTAAGCCGCGTGACCGCGTGAAATAAGTGTCTTTACGCCTTGACGCGAATCTTCGCTGTCATGATAGACTTTGTGAGGGTCGTTCTGGGCGCAGTAGGCCTTGGAAGTGGCAGCAGGCTGTGAGCCCGTCTCCAGAACCGGCGTTGGTTACAGCCCGTCGCCGGCCATGTGTCCCCAGCGCCCGCGATGGGCTCTGCTGGGCCCGTTCAGAGAGAGGTCATGGTGCTGTCAGCGTGTGGAACAGGGCTGTGTGATCTCCTGTCTCGACGGCTCCTCCGTCAGCGTGAAGGGACCGGCCCAGACCGCCGCTAGGGAACATTCACACGTATCGGAGAAAGGTCATCAATGGACTGCAGAAACCATCCTGGAGTACCGGCCCTGGATCGTTGCGCCGGGTGCGCCGAGGCGTTCTGCGGCAATTGCCTCGTCGAGCTGCACGGCCGCAGGTACTGCGGCTCATGCAAGACCATGGCCGTGCAGGCCCCGCCGCCCATAGACGCGGCCATGATTCCCTGCAAGGAAGCCAGTGACGCGCTGAAGTACGCCATCATTGGCATCTTCTGTCTCGGAATCATCCTTGGCCCCGTGGCGATCTCGAAGGCCCTTCAAGCGAGGAAGATGATGGAGACCAATCCGCGTCTCTCCGGATCGGGCAAAGCCTCGGCCGCCATCTTCATCGGGATCGTGGCGATCATCCTGTGGGCTTTCGGCGTCTACTACAGAGTCTCAACGCTCGACCAGCGGTGAGGTTGCCGGAAATGGAGATGCTGTGTCCAGAATGCCGTGGACCGTTGACGACGGAGGACGGTAAGAGCGCCCGTTGCACCCTGCACGGCGGCGAGTATCGGATTCTTTTCCAGAAACACGCCGCCCCGCTGGTGCACGGCCCGACTGCTACAGCTCAGTCTTGTCCGCGCCACCCCGGCAACTTGGCTGAGCACACCTGCGCCGCGTGCGGTGCGCTTGTCTGCTCAGTCTGCGCCTTCCCTCAAGCCAACGCCACGTATCTGTGCCCGAGCTGTGTTGGCCGGACGGCTCCCGCGCTGCTAGGGCGCGCGGTACCTCAGCAGCAGTTCCATGCGGCAATGTGCGTCATGCATCCGACAGTCCCGGCTATGGCGCGGTGCAGCATGTGCGGCGCCCCGATCTGTTCGACATGCGACTTCCAATTCCCGGGCATGGTCCATGTCTGCCCGAAGTGCGTTCTGAATCCCAAATCGCGGTTGTCCCCAAAGCGAAGAAGCCCCTTGGCCGTATCGTACGTGCTCGCCATCTGGTGCACGCTCGGGCTGGCCGTGCTCTTCAGCGGCCTGCTCGCAGAACAAGTGGAGACGGAGAAGGACCTCCAGGCCCTCGGGGTGGTCATATGGTGGCTGATCATGGTACCTTCCTTGATCGGGACGGCCTTGAGCGTCAGCACGTTCGATCGCCGCCTCGGCAACCCGCCTTCCGTATGGGTTGCGGCAATCTGGAACGGCTTGATACTCGGAGCACTCGCCATCACGACAATCATCGGAAACCTGACCCGATAGAGGGGGCAGGCGTGATCACCGGCCACTCGGCCGGGCATCACGCGGACTCCGCACCGTGGAGAATGAAACGGAATGGCTCTTAAGATCTCGGCGAATTCAGCATTCACCCATCGCTACCTGAAACTCCGCTCATGGGGCGTCACCTTCCGTGAGACGGCCGCCTTTGGCGGCGTCCACAAGTTTCCGTTCAGTCAGATCGAGTACATTCTCATGTCCCCTAAGGCGGTCCTTTCGTTCCAGGTGGGACAGGAGGTGTTCAGCATCCCGACGAAGCCGAAGAAAAAGAAACACATCGAGACAATCGAGGCTCTCCTGCGCGAGGTTTCGCGTGCAGCCGGAAGGTAAGGGGTGCCGCATCGCCAGGCTGTACAGAAATCGAGGACCTGGCTCATCCGCCCCAGAATCTGTGGAGACCGCTCATGGCAATGATCCTCCTGCGAGTATTGGATGTCTCGGGCAGCCGGGCCTACGACGTCGAGGCGCCTGACGACGTCCCGGTAAACCGGTTGCTCGTGCTCCTCGTCGAGCGCATGAACCTGCCCCTCAACAGCCCCGACGGACAAATCATGAGCTACAAGCTCCATCACCGCCGTAACGGCACACAACTTCTCGACAGCCAGACGCTGGCCGAATCCAACGTTCGGCATGGTGACGAGCTGCGCCTGCACCCTGAGATTACCGCCGGCGGCCATTCCAGGGAGCCCTGAGCGTGGCGCGTGAGCCGGCTATCTCGCTGAATGAGGGCCGCTTTGCCCGGCTCGAGGCAATCGAGTGGTGGAACCAGCCGCTGCTCAAGGCCGCCTGTGTGCTCGTCGTCGGCGCCGGGGCCTTGGGCAACGAGGTCATCAAGAACCTTGCCCTCCTTGGCGTGGGCCGTCTCGTCATCGTCGACATGGACCGCGTCGAGCTGAGCAACCTGAGCCGGTCGGTGCTGTTCTCCGAGGCCGACGAGGGCCTGCCGAAGGCGGAATGCGCGGCTCGAAGAGCGAGGGACATCTACCCCGGACTGGACGCGATCCCCCTTGTCGGCAACGTCCTGGCGGACGTCGGGCTGGGCTTCTTCAGGTCGGCACAAGTGGTCGTTGGCGCGCTCGATAACCGGGAGGCCCGTGTCTTTGTCAACAGCGTCTGCGCGCGGGTCGGCCGCCCCTTGATCGACGGCGGCATCGAGGTGCTCAACGGCATCGTGCGAGGCTTCGCGCCTCCGACGACAGCATGCTACGAATGCACCATGAGCCAGACCGATTGGGACCTACTCAACAAGCGGCGCTCGTGCTCGCTGCTTGCCCGGCGCGCTCTCAATGAAGGCGGCACGCCCACCACGCCGACGACCGCCTCGGTCGTCGGCGCGCTCCAGGCCCAGGAAGTCGTCAAGCATCTCCACGGCATGGATGCGCTGCTCGGTCGAGGGTTCATCTTCGAGGGCTTGGGCCACACGTCGTATACGGTGAGCTATCCGATCCTCCCCGAGTGCGGTTGGCACGAGCAGCCTGCTCCCATAGAGGCGATGGCCGATCTCGACTCGGGTACACCGCTCCGGCTCATCTGGAACCGGGCGGCCGAGCGGCTGGGCGGCATCGAGGCCCTTGACTTGGCCCGCGAGATCGTCGAGCGGCTCGAATGCCCGTCGTGCAGGCGGAGCGAGCGGGTTCTCCAGCCGGCCGAACGGCTCCGCGAAGACCAGCTCGTCTGCCCGGGCTGCGGCCAGGAGTGCGCGCCGGTTTTCATCCATTCACTCGGCGAAGCCTCCGAGTTACTTGATCTGTCGGCACGCGCGATCGGACTGCCCGAGTGGGACATTGTATGGGCGAGGCGGGATACCAGATGCCTCGGCATCGAACTGGCAGGCGACAGCCCGGCACAACGCAGGACTTGACGCCTATCTGGAACGGGGAGGCGGTGTAGAGCGGATGGCAAGGCACAAGAACCGGGGTAACAACAGACCAGCAAAGAAGAATGCCGGCGCTCCGTCTGACGACGCGGACAGAGATCCAAATGCTGAAGGCGCGGCTCCGGACGAGTCTGAAGAGCTAACCGTGTGCAGTTGGACGGACGTCAAGGGCGCGGTGCGACAAACGTTCCCTGGACCTCGCGATGCGGATGTCCCATTCCGTGTCGCGTTCGACCGGCGGCCCCATGCCGAGTTCATCGGCCACGCCAAGGAGTCGCTCGACACCGAAGTGTGCGGCGTGCTCGTCGGCGACCTGTGCAAAGACGATGAAGGGCTCTTCGCCCATGTGCGCGAGATTATCCGGGGCGAAGCGGCACGCGAAGGCGGCGGCCACGTCACGTTTACACACGAGACGTGGGAGCAGATCCACAAGCGGCTTGAAACCGACTTCCCGCAGATGCAGATCGTGGGGTGGTACCACTCGCATCCCGGCTTCGGTGTCGAGTTCTCCAAGATGGACCTGTTCATCCAGGAGAACTTCTTCGCCGCCCCGGGCCAGCTCGCCCTCGTCATGGACCCGCTCAGCGGCAAGGAAGCCATGTGTGTCAGCGGGCCGGACGGCCTGGTAAGGATCTCGCGCTTCTGGATCGAAGGCCGCGAACAGCGTTGCGAGCTCCCAACCGAAGAGGCCAAGCACAAGACTCCGAACGGCTCGGTCAGCTCGAACGACAGTGACAAGGCGCTCGAGGCCCTTCAACGCAAGCTCAACCAACTCATCCAGACGCTCGACGAGCAATATGCGGGCATCTACCGGCTCGTTCTCAGTCTCGGCATGATTATCGCCGTTGCCGTCATCGCATGGATCGGCTTCGGCATCTACCGCAGCATCTTCGCACCGCAGGAGGAGCCGCCCCGACTGCGGCAGTACGTACCTGTCGCGATCCAGGTCGGCGACGAGACCGTGATGGTGGGCGTGGGCATCGTTGACTGGAAGGTGCCGCCTGAGCTTGATCCCGCGCTTGAGCTCAAGGAGCTGAAAGCCCGGATGGACAAGAAGAAGGCTTCCACCCAGAAGCAGGATGGGACCACGCCCAGGGAACAGAGAGAGGCCCCGTCCCAGGAAGGGCCCCGGGAATCCAACGGGGAAACGACGACGGACCAGTGAGACAGGAGTCGAAGCGATGATCCGCATCTCGCGCCAGGAGGCGATGGGTGCCCACGTAGACGATCTTCTCAATCGCCAGATGAGCCTACGCGGTGAAATGGGCGTTCGAGCGGACCGCGGCCGGAAATGGTACTACCAGAACTGGTTCGTCTTCATGGTGGCTGGCGCGCTCGCCGCCGTAGCCGCTTGGGCCATCATCGAGCCGATCTTCGACGACTACGCCTACGTGCAGGGCACGATCGAGAGCGTCAGCGAGACGGCCGATCTCCCCGAAGGCCTCGAGTGGAGCTTCGAGGGCGTGTCTTCAATTCGAGTCAAGGACCTCGACATCGTGCTCGGCCCAGGAACCAAGGAGTTGCAGGCCGACGGCAACAGGCAACCGTTCGATCTCGCCTCGCTTCGACCCGGTCAGGAGGTCGGCCTCTACCTCCTGACCGATCAGATCGTTGGCGAGTACAGCGCCCTGACCGTGCACATAGGCGTCGTCGTGGTTCTCTCCCCGCCGGCCGACCCGCCTAAGAAGGCTTCGCTCTCTCTCGAGGAGCAGCAGAGAAGGAAGATGGCCGGCGGTCTTCTCCTGTTCCCGCTCGTCGCCAGCTTCGTCGGCTTGGGGATCGGCAGCATAGACGGTATCGTGTGCCGCGCCTACCGGCGCGCCCTGC is part of the Verrucomicrobiota bacterium genome and harbors:
- a CDS encoding ABC transporter ATP-binding protein, whose amino-acid sequence is MRVEVRNLRRYFGKTKAVDDISFSFESGQVFGFVGPNGAGKTTTMRILATLDEPTSGEAFLNGISVTEDPEKARRLIGFVPDTLPTHSDMTVHEYLDFFARAYGIKGVERREVVEGVEGFTKLTGLREKFLKALSKGMKQRVNLARALVHDPPVLVLDEPAAGLDPRARVELRELLKVLAAQQKAILISSHILTELSEMCHGAVIIEQGKILGSGKLSELHVQASSRRMVRIRPVNRLDELFKELLQMPHVENARIAGEEVEIELDGAEDAAAALLGTVVQKGFQIAEFTHHRDDLEDIFMKVTKGEVQ
- a CDS encoding AAA family ATPase — encoded protein: MGTSDQPDTVLQPDEIRSAVGLTDRVLEQLDRILLGRPALHRMVVAGILSRGHILLEGVPGVGKTALVKALGQLMNLGFNRVQFTPDLMPGDILGTHILQERGDGGREMTFQPGPVFTNILLADEINRASPKTQSALLEAMQERSVTLLGTTRMLPEPFFVLASQNPIELEGTYPLPEAQLDRFLFKLVVTDVPVDVLDNIISTRRRGEPPTPTWTMTAEELNRVFAVMDRVFLPKPVSRYISRLVAATHGTSAEATDDVRAYVAYGASPRAAIAMAEAARAHALLAARPAVGFGDVKVVAPAVLNHRIVLNYKARFDRVDAFRVVDGLLAEIDEAGLNLPKEFEIAEVSDA
- a CDS encoding EsaB/YukD family protein — translated: MAMILLRVLDVSGSRAYDVEAPDDVPVNRLLVLLVERMNLPLNSPDGQIMSYKLHHRRNGTQLLDSQTLAESNVRHGDELRLHPEITAGGHSREP
- a CDS encoding ThiF family adenylyltransferase yields the protein MSLNEGRFARLEAIEWWNQPLLKAACVLVVGAGALGNEVIKNLALLGVGRLVIVDMDRVELSNLSRSVLFSEADEGLPKAECAARRARDIYPGLDAIPLVGNVLADVGLGFFRSAQVVVGALDNREARVFVNSVCARVGRPLIDGGIEVLNGIVRGFAPPTTACYECTMSQTDWDLLNKRRSCSLLARRALNEGGTPTTPTTASVVGALQAQEVVKHLHGMDALLGRGFIFEGLGHTSYTVSYPILPECGWHEQPAPIEAMADLDSGTPLRLIWNRAAERLGGIEALDLAREIVERLECPSCRRSERVLQPAERLREDQLVCPGCGQECAPVFIHSLGEASELLDLSARAIGLPEWDIVWARRDTRCLGIELAGDSPAQRRT
- a CDS encoding Mov34/MPN/PAD-1 family protein, with amino-acid sequence MCSWTDVKGAVRQTFPGPRDADVPFRVAFDRRPHAEFIGHAKESLDTEVCGVLVGDLCKDDEGLFAHVREIIRGEAAREGGGHVTFTHETWEQIHKRLETDFPQMQIVGWYHSHPGFGVEFSKMDLFIQENFFAAPGQLALVMDPLSGKEAMCVSGPDGLVRISRFWIEGREQRCELPTEEAKHKTPNGSVSSNDSDKALEALQRKLNQLIQTLDEQYAGIYRLVLSLGMIIAVAVIAWIGFGIYRSIFAPQEEPPRLRQYVPVAIQVGDETVMVGVGIVDWKVPPELDPALELKELKARMDKKKASTQKQDGTTPREQREAPSQEGPRESNGETTTDQ